From a single Intestinibaculum porci genomic region:
- a CDS encoding glucose-6-phosphate isomerase translates to MIKVDLSHAKLAEDLNDYKDKVAEIHDMIHNKTGAGNDFLGWVELPTNYDKDEAARIKAKAAELSKEIDVLLVCGIGGSYLGARAAIEAINGLYPTNKVEILYIGNTFSSTYLAQIKEYVKDKEFGINVISKSGTTTETSVAFRIFKELLEETKGKEVAARRIVATTDAHKGALKTLADQEGYEEFVVPDDIGGRYSVLTAVGLFPIAMAGIDIDAMMEGAKAAQDHYNNPDLATNDAYKYGVARQILGKKYPAEMFVTYELQLSNVAEWWKQLFGESEGKEGKGILPHSAVFSTDLHSLGQFIQEGSKVLFETVLKVTKPQLDLTVPSDPDNLDNLNYLAGKTVDYVNKRACEGTIDAHVNVGGVPNIVIELDEMNAYSFGYMVYFFEKACALSVYLLGVNPFNQPGVEVYKKNMFKLLGKPGYEK, encoded by the coding sequence ATGATCAAGGTTGATTTAAGTCATGCCAAATTAGCTGAAGACTTGAATGATTATAAGGATAAGGTTGCAGAAATCCATGATATGATTCACAACAAAACGGGTGCTGGCAACGATTTCTTAGGATGGGTAGAATTACCTACAAACTACGATAAAGATGAAGCTGCTAGAATCAAAGCAAAAGCTGCTGAACTTTCTAAAGAAATCGATGTATTACTCGTTTGCGGGATTGGCGGCAGCTACTTAGGTGCTCGTGCAGCTATTGAAGCCATCAATGGTTTATATCCAACAAACAAAGTAGAGATCTTATATATCGGTAATACATTCTCATCTACTTACTTAGCACAGATCAAGGAATATGTAAAAGACAAGGAATTCGGTATCAACGTTATTTCTAAGTCTGGGACTACCACAGAAACATCTGTTGCTTTCCGTATCTTCAAAGAATTACTGGAAGAAACAAAAGGTAAGGAAGTGGCTGCAAGACGTATCGTCGCTACAACTGATGCTCATAAAGGTGCATTAAAGACATTAGCTGATCAGGAAGGCTACGAAGAATTCGTTGTCCCTGATGATATCGGTGGTCGTTACTCAGTATTAACAGCCGTAGGTTTATTCCCAATTGCCATGGCTGGTATTGATATCGATGCGATGATGGAAGGTGCTAAAGCTGCTCAGGATCATTACAATAACCCTGATTTAGCTACTAACGATGCTTACAAATATGGCGTTGCTCGTCAGATCTTAGGTAAGAAATATCCAGCTGAAATGTTCGTTACTTACGAATTACAGTTAAGCAATGTCGCTGAATGGTGGAAACAGTTATTCGGTGAATCAGAAGGTAAAGAAGGCAAGGGGATCTTACCTCATTCAGCAGTCTTCTCAACAGATTTACACTCATTAGGTCAGTTTATCCAGGAAGGTTCAAAAGTCTTATTTGAAACCGTCTTAAAAGTGACTAAACCTCAGTTAGACTTAACTGTTCCAAGTGATCCTGATAACTTAGATAACTTAAACTACTTAGCAGGCAAAACTGTTGATTATGTCAACAAGAGAGCTTGTGAAGGTACAATTGATGCCCATGTCAATGTCGGTGGCGTACCAAACATTGTCATTGAATTAGATGAAATGAATGCTTATAGCTTCGGCTATATGGTTTACTTCTTCGAAAAAGCATGTGCTTTATCAGTTTACTTATTAGGTGTAAATCCATTCAACCAGCCAGGTGTTGAAGTTTACAAGAAGAATATGTTCAAATTATTAGGTAAACCAGGTTACGAAAAATAA
- a CDS encoding CvfD/Ygs/GSP13 family RNA-binding post-transcriptional regulator, with translation MSFHQIHIGDIIDVTITGIQPYGAFALLPDHSSGLIHISEISDRFVRSVGNYVSIGETIKVKVIDIDPKTHQAKLSLKAVAKSRRKCRRHRQLIVETPKGFQPLKEMLPRWISRGINKEEDV, from the coding sequence ATGAGTTTTCATCAAATACATATTGGTGACATTATTGATGTCACAATTACGGGGATCCAGCCTTATGGGGCCTTTGCATTACTGCCGGACCATAGCAGCGGCCTGATCCATATTTCTGAGATTTCTGATCGTTTTGTCAGAAGTGTTGGAAACTATGTATCGATAGGAGAGACAATCAAGGTTAAGGTCATTGATATCGATCCTAAAACTCATCAGGCGAAACTTTCACTGAAAGCTGTCGCGAAAAGCCGTCGTAAATGTCGACGTCATCGTCAGCTGATTGTGGAAACACCTAAAGGTTTCCAGCCACTTAAAGAAATGTTGCCTCGGTGGATCAGTCGAGGCATCAATAAGGAGGAAGATGTATGA